Proteins encoded within one genomic window of Bacillus thermozeamaize:
- a CDS encoding 30S ribosomal protein S10, whose translation MAKQKIRIRLKAYDHRILDQSAEKIVDTARRSGAQVSGPIPLPTERSVITILRAVHKYKDSREQFEMRTHKRLIDIISPTPQTVDALMRLDLPSGVDIEIKL comes from the coding sequence ATGGCAAAACAGAAAATCCGCATCCGTTTGAAAGCTTACGATCACCGCATTCTGGATCAATCGGCGGAAAAAATCGTGGATACAGCCAGACGTTCAGGGGCACAGGTGTCTGGGCCGATACCACTGCCGACGGAAAGGTCTGTCATTACGATTTTGCGGGCGGTTCACAAATACAAAGATTCCCGTGAGCAATTCGAGATGCGTACCCACAAACGGCTGATCGACATCATCAGCCCGACGCCGCAGACGGTAGACGCACTCATGCGTTTGGATTTGCCTTCTGGCGTCGACATTGAGATCAAGCTCTAA
- a CDS encoding 50S ribosomal protein L3, producing MMKGILGKKLGMTQVFTEDGNVVPVTVIEAGPCVVLQKKTPEKDGYVAIQIGFEDKKEHRANKPEKGHAAKAGTTPKRVIREIRNVDLDSYELGQEIKVDIFSEGELVDVTGISKGKGFAGAIKRHNQSRGPMAHGSKYHRGPGSLGAIAPNRVFKGMPLPGRMGGDRVTIQNLEVVKVIPEKNLILVKGAVPGTRKSYVTIKSAIKQVQKQQAKA from the coding sequence ATGATGAAAGGCATTTTGGGGAAAAAGCTGGGCATGACCCAGGTTTTCACAGAGGATGGGAACGTGGTTCCGGTCACCGTGATCGAAGCGGGGCCTTGCGTTGTCTTGCAGAAAAAGACGCCGGAAAAGGATGGATATGTTGCCATTCAGATCGGGTTTGAAGACAAAAAGGAGCATCGGGCCAACAAACCGGAAAAAGGTCATGCCGCCAAAGCGGGAACGACGCCGAAGCGTGTGATTCGCGAAATCAGAAACGTCGACCTGGACAGTTACGAGCTGGGACAGGAGATCAAGGTGGATATCTTTTCCGAAGGGGAACTGGTGGACGTCACCGGGATTTCAAAGGGGAAAGGTTTTGCCGGTGCGATCAAGCGGCACAACCAGTCACGGGGTCCGATGGCGCACGGTTCGAAGTATCACAGGGGCCCTGGTTCGCTTGGAGCGATTGCACCCAACCGCGTGTTTAAAGGAATGCCCCTGCCGGGCCGCATGGGCGGCGATCGGGTGACGATTCAAAACCTGGAAGTGGTCAAGGTCATCCCGGAAAAAAATCTCATCCTGGTCAAGGGCGCTGTTCCCGGAACCAGGAAATCCTATGTCACGATCAAAAGCGCCATCAAACAGGTGCAAAAACAGCAAGCGAAAGCGTAG